From one Pyxidicoccus xibeiensis genomic stretch:
- a CDS encoding thiamine pyrophosphate-requiring protein, protein MSATVSDYLLYRLSQWGVRRIYGYPGDGINGILGALGRTSEFHFVQTRHEEMSAFMACAHAKFTGQPGVCLATSGPGAIHLLNGLYDAKLDHQPVVAIVGQQSRAVLGGHYQQEVDLLSLFKDVASEYCTMVTNPSAVRHAVDRAVRVALYERTVTCIILPNDIQEEAYQKPERAHGTVHSSVGYSVPRVLPREPDLRRAADVLNAGKKVAMLVGAGAMNAAEEVVQVADLLGAGVAKALLGKAVLPDDLPFVTGSIGLLGTKASWDLMSECDTLLMVGTSFPYSEFLPKEGQARGVQIDLDGRMLAIRYPMEVALVGDSQETLRALIPLLQRKEDRSWRDTLEKSVRQWRKTAEALAMESANPLNPRRVFWELSPKLPDEVILTGDSGSGTSWFAQYLDIRKGMMASVSGNLATMGCAVPYAIGAKFAFPHRPVLAVAGDGAMQMNGNSELITVAKYWKGWKDPRFIVLVLNNRDLNMVTWEQRVLAGDPKLPATQDLPDFPYAKYAESLGLKGIRVDRPESLGRAWDEALSADRPVVFEAYVDPDVPLLPPHITFEQAKHYAQALAKGDVNAGGILKQSLKAMKDQLLPNKGGKE, encoded by the coding sequence ATGAGCGCCACCGTCTCCGACTACCTCCTCTACCGCCTGTCGCAGTGGGGCGTCCGCCGCATCTACGGCTACCCCGGCGATGGCATCAACGGCATCCTCGGCGCGCTCGGGCGCACGTCGGAGTTCCACTTCGTCCAGACGCGCCACGAAGAGATGTCCGCCTTCATGGCCTGCGCGCACGCGAAGTTCACCGGCCAGCCCGGCGTGTGCCTCGCGACGTCCGGGCCCGGCGCCATCCACCTGCTCAACGGCCTCTATGACGCGAAGCTGGACCACCAGCCCGTGGTGGCCATCGTCGGGCAGCAGTCGCGCGCGGTGCTCGGTGGCCACTACCAGCAGGAGGTGGACCTCCTGTCCCTCTTCAAGGACGTGGCCAGCGAGTACTGCACCATGGTCACCAACCCCTCCGCCGTGCGACACGCGGTGGACCGGGCGGTGCGCGTCGCCCTCTACGAGCGCACGGTGACGTGCATCATCCTCCCCAACGACATCCAGGAGGAGGCATACCAGAAGCCCGAGCGCGCCCACGGCACCGTCCACTCCAGCGTGGGCTACAGCGTGCCGCGCGTGCTCCCCCGGGAGCCGGACCTGCGCCGCGCGGCGGACGTGCTCAACGCCGGCAAGAAGGTGGCCATGCTGGTGGGCGCCGGAGCGATGAACGCCGCGGAGGAAGTGGTCCAGGTGGCGGACCTGCTCGGCGCGGGCGTGGCCAAGGCGCTGCTCGGCAAGGCCGTGCTGCCCGATGACCTGCCGTTCGTCACCGGCTCCATCGGCCTGCTGGGCACCAAGGCCAGCTGGGACCTGATGTCCGAGTGCGACACGCTGCTCATGGTCGGCACCAGCTTCCCGTACTCGGAGTTCCTCCCGAAGGAGGGCCAGGCCCGGGGCGTGCAGATTGACCTCGATGGCAGGATGCTCGCCATCCGCTACCCGATGGAGGTCGCGCTTGTGGGCGACAGCCAGGAGACGCTGCGCGCGCTGATTCCGCTGCTCCAGCGCAAGGAGGACAGGAGCTGGCGGGACACCCTCGAGAAGAGCGTCCGGCAGTGGCGGAAGACCGCGGAGGCGCTGGCAATGGAGAGCGCCAACCCGCTCAACCCGCGCCGCGTGTTCTGGGAGCTGTCGCCGAAGCTTCCGGACGAGGTCATCCTCACGGGGGACTCGGGCTCGGGGACGAGCTGGTTCGCGCAGTACCTGGACATCCGGAAGGGGATGATGGCGTCGGTGTCCGGCAACCTGGCCACCATGGGCTGCGCGGTGCCGTACGCCATCGGCGCGAAGTTCGCCTTCCCGCACCGGCCCGTGCTCGCCGTGGCGGGGGACGGCGCCATGCAGATGAACGGGAACTCGGAGCTCATCACCGTGGCGAAGTACTGGAAGGGGTGGAAGGACCCGCGCTTCATCGTCCTGGTGCTGAACAACCGGGACCTCAACATGGTGACGTGGGAGCAGCGGGTGCTGGCCGGAGACCCGAAGCTGCCGGCCACGCAGGACCTGCCGGATTTCCCCTATGCGAAGTACGCGGAGTCGCTGGGGCTGAAGGGCATCCGCGTGGACCGGCCGGAGTCGCTCGGGCGCGCGTGGGACGAGGCGCTGAGCGCGGACAGGCCCGTGGTCTTCGAGGCGTACGTGGACCCGGACGTGCCGCTGCTGCCGCCGCACATCACCTTCGAGCAGGCGAAGCACTACGCCCAGGCGCTGGCGAAGGGGGATGTGAATGCCGGTGGCATCCTCAAGCAGTCCCTCAAGGCGATGAAGGACCAGCTCCTGCCGAACAAGGGCGGCAAGGAGTAG
- a CDS encoding alpha/beta hydrolase family protein, whose amino-acid sequence MHFHTQDFSLAGAPAVSVHAGPREEALRRGAVLFFHGLGASKDVNAPELGAFAARGLFAVGVDAVGHGARRLHDFDARFRDGNPHVEAEFLSLVLATAREVPALLEALVQQGASPERLGLCGVSMGGFITYAAVALGARVAAATPLLASPEWRLPWPESPHLRPERFFPVALFSQNAGADDVVPAEPARAFHARLEPLYAAAPERLRHREYPGAGHMMPQQDWDEAIRGAVEWMARFVADAGTP is encoded by the coding sequence GTGCACTTCCACACGCAGGACTTCTCCCTCGCGGGCGCGCCCGCCGTGTCCGTCCACGCGGGGCCTCGCGAGGAGGCGCTCCGCCGGGGCGCGGTGCTCTTCTTCCACGGCCTGGGCGCCTCCAAGGATGTGAACGCGCCAGAGCTGGGCGCCTTCGCCGCGCGAGGGCTGTTCGCGGTAGGCGTGGATGCGGTGGGCCATGGCGCCCGGCGCCTCCACGACTTTGACGCCCGTTTCCGGGATGGCAATCCGCACGTAGAGGCGGAGTTCCTGTCGCTCGTGCTCGCCACGGCCCGCGAGGTACCGGCCCTGCTGGAGGCCCTGGTGCAGCAGGGTGCCTCACCCGAGCGACTGGGTCTGTGCGGCGTCTCCATGGGCGGCTTCATCACCTACGCGGCCGTGGCGCTGGGGGCGCGGGTGGCCGCCGCCACGCCGCTGCTCGCGTCGCCGGAGTGGCGCCTGCCGTGGCCGGAGAGCCCGCACCTGAGGCCCGAGCGCTTCTTCCCGGTGGCGCTGTTCAGCCAGAACGCGGGCGCGGACGACGTGGTACCGGCCGAGCCGGCCCGGGCTTTCCATGCGCGGCTGGAGCCGCTCTACGCGGCGGCCCCGGAGCGGCTGCGGCACCGGGAGTACCCTGGCGCCGGGCACATGATGCCGCAGCAGGACTGGGACGAGGCCATCCGAGGCGCGGTGGAGTGGATGGCCCGCTTCGTCGCCGACGCGGGCACGCCCTGA
- a CDS encoding acetoacetate decarboxylase family protein, with product MSTSTLAAPQLVINSRMLYSSWIPADPKAAAALLPRGLSPAANRAIYMNQYVVDSADQTSGFGAYSLTYLGLDLADHFAPDGVTPGRFFTHYLNSSQGVRDYVSERGVPASHGTTTLELEDGRLVATTRVDGIPVIRTVARVGQQIASVARGQLMYVTQVKNKLMAGNYPYVGEIAAGFELQTLEFLAPDHPVYALRPASPLQKVEAWCWYAHRDSFVYPGGEYELKK from the coding sequence ATGAGCACCAGCACCCTCGCCGCGCCGCAGCTCGTCATCAACAGCCGGATGCTGTACTCGAGCTGGATTCCCGCCGACCCGAAGGCCGCCGCGGCGCTGCTGCCCAGGGGGCTGTCGCCCGCGGCCAACCGCGCCATCTACATGAACCAGTACGTGGTGGACTCGGCGGACCAGACGTCGGGCTTCGGCGCGTACTCGCTGACGTACCTGGGCCTGGACCTCGCGGACCACTTCGCGCCCGACGGCGTGACGCCGGGCCGCTTCTTCACGCACTACCTCAACTCCTCGCAGGGGGTGCGCGACTACGTGAGCGAGCGCGGCGTGCCCGCCTCGCATGGCACCACCACGCTGGAGCTGGAGGACGGCCGGCTGGTGGCCACCACGCGCGTGGACGGCATCCCCGTCATCCGCACGGTGGCGCGGGTGGGCCAGCAGATTGCCTCGGTGGCGCGCGGCCAGCTCATGTACGTGACGCAGGTGAAGAACAAGCTGATGGCGGGCAACTACCCCTACGTCGGGGAGATTGCCGCCGGCTTCGAGCTCCAGACCCTGGAGTTCCTCGCGCCGGACCACCCGGTGTACGCGCTGCGCCCGGCCAGCCCGCTGCAGAAGGTGGAGGCCTGGTGCTGGTACGCGCACCGCGACTCGTTCGTCTACCCGGGCGGTGAGTACGAGCTGAAGAAGTAA
- a CDS encoding carboxypeptidase regulatory-like domain-containing protein: protein MKRTSLVLVVVVAFLAGLGLWWARSRSDGAGASPPGAATGDSTSQTASGEPGSPGASAQGGTPSGAATGGETEAGTPYVDEPMRQEEGALRVEVVTASGPKPGARVTLYYWGTRGAQAGKPRWFVAGSGLTDDGGFLTLHARPGTYLVTARANGLATARAHVTRPRGEATTSVRLTLDFGGNLEGVTVEKGSKTPVPLVELTLTPRASSGGASIPAALSMSASMPEEERHAITSNGSGEFLFQGLALGEYQLDAKAPGRAPRRIGRVRVPTAGLTVELGGSAFIEGFVELADGKPAAGARVIASGTGDAVETDTSAGGAFSLDVPPGVYQVTAREGALTGASPSRVTVGAGMTVRDVRIRLGAEASLAGLVRRKGSGEPIAGAAISVTPGALVFSVEEDATEVASAVSAADGRFEAGALAPGMYSVTVRARGFKKWTRSGVSVLDGQRFDLTADLEAHGRIEGTVVDGDDKPLSGIHVTAESRWRMAPLEGTLVTVTDAQGAFVLEGLPPGEVFVAARRPGSETNLREGVKVMPGETSRVRLKLVEEGLLEGTVRLEGGYMPPKPVTVSALREGAPYSESIKVPATSEGAWSMRMRAGRYRLTAWMTDTGNQSGDQVKLVDLEAGGKKHVALEVREARKPILVTVLEPNGAPSVSATVMGSEVGKHEILIEDVTDASGQVTVVADGMGGTALHLWATNGGRRGDLPSVPTSRSAVTLQLSPGGRLSGSVRSAGGRPVEGFRLVAAAVRKDDDFLTTQELDFAGDRFVVEDMVSGPVTLTVTLPDGRAGKAEATCAAGTTTQVDVVVEAGGSLTGRLVDTAGAPVADAFVDVDGVLTPRTGADGRFRVEDLAPGPHRVSAWKGSGLREDREVSITPGKALDLGDWRMGPARVEPGRLGLYFGMSGDDVTVSWLAQGGPSASLRIGDVVKAIDGAAVRDPGEARQRELGAPGSPATLLILREGRTWPVTLNRAL from the coding sequence ATGAAGCGGACGTCACTCGTTCTCGTGGTGGTCGTGGCGTTCCTCGCCGGACTCGGACTCTGGTGGGCGCGCAGCCGCTCGGACGGCGCGGGCGCGTCCCCGCCTGGTGCGGCCACGGGCGACTCCACCTCCCAGACGGCATCCGGCGAGCCCGGGTCCCCAGGCGCCTCCGCGCAGGGCGGCACGCCCTCCGGTGCGGCGACCGGCGGCGAGACCGAAGCTGGCACCCCGTACGTCGACGAGCCGATGCGCCAGGAGGAAGGCGCCCTGCGCGTGGAGGTGGTCACCGCCTCGGGGCCGAAGCCGGGCGCCAGGGTGACGCTCTACTACTGGGGGACCCGCGGCGCCCAGGCGGGGAAGCCGCGCTGGTTCGTGGCGGGAAGTGGGCTGACCGATGACGGGGGCTTCCTGACGCTGCACGCGCGGCCGGGGACCTACCTCGTCACCGCCAGGGCCAACGGCCTCGCCACGGCCCGAGCCCACGTCACCCGGCCGCGCGGTGAGGCGACGACTTCGGTCCGCCTCACGCTCGACTTCGGCGGCAACCTCGAGGGCGTCACCGTGGAGAAGGGCTCGAAGACGCCCGTGCCGCTCGTGGAGCTCACCCTGACCCCGCGCGCGTCCAGCGGCGGCGCCTCGATTCCCGCCGCCCTCTCGATGAGCGCGTCGATGCCCGAGGAGGAGCGTCACGCCATCACCAGCAACGGCAGCGGCGAGTTCCTCTTCCAGGGCCTGGCGCTGGGTGAGTACCAGCTGGACGCGAAGGCTCCGGGACGCGCCCCCCGGCGCATCGGCCGCGTCCGCGTGCCCACCGCCGGACTCACCGTCGAGCTGGGGGGCTCGGCCTTCATCGAGGGCTTCGTCGAGCTGGCCGACGGCAAGCCGGCCGCGGGGGCACGCGTGATTGCCTCGGGCACCGGAGACGCGGTGGAGACCGACACGAGCGCGGGTGGCGCCTTCTCGCTCGACGTGCCTCCGGGCGTGTATCAGGTCACCGCGCGCGAGGGAGCGCTGACCGGCGCCTCACCCTCGCGAGTCACCGTGGGCGCTGGAATGACGGTCCGCGACGTGCGCATCCGCCTGGGCGCGGAGGCCTCGCTCGCGGGCCTGGTGCGGCGCAAGGGCTCGGGCGAGCCCATCGCCGGAGCGGCCATCTCCGTCACGCCGGGCGCCCTCGTCTTCAGCGTCGAGGAGGACGCCACCGAGGTGGCCAGCGCCGTCTCCGCGGCGGACGGGCGCTTCGAGGCGGGCGCGCTCGCGCCAGGTATGTACTCCGTGACGGTGCGGGCCCGGGGATTCAAGAAGTGGACGAGGAGCGGCGTCAGCGTACTGGACGGCCAGCGCTTCGACCTCACCGCCGACCTGGAGGCCCACGGCCGCATCGAGGGCACCGTGGTGGACGGGGACGACAAGCCGCTCTCCGGCATCCACGTCACCGCCGAGTCGCGCTGGCGCATGGCTCCGCTGGAGGGCACGCTCGTCACGGTGACGGATGCACAGGGCGCGTTCGTGCTCGAGGGGCTCCCACCGGGAGAGGTGTTCGTGGCGGCCCGCCGTCCGGGCAGCGAGACGAACCTCCGCGAGGGCGTGAAGGTCATGCCGGGCGAGACGAGCCGGGTGCGGCTGAAGCTCGTGGAGGAAGGGCTCCTGGAGGGCACCGTGCGCCTCGAGGGAGGCTACATGCCGCCGAAGCCCGTCACCGTCTCCGCGCTGCGGGAAGGCGCGCCCTACTCTGAGTCCATCAAGGTCCCCGCCACCTCGGAGGGCGCCTGGTCGATGCGGATGCGCGCGGGCCGCTACCGGCTCACCGCGTGGATGACGGACACCGGAAACCAGAGCGGAGACCAGGTGAAGCTGGTGGACCTGGAGGCCGGCGGGAAGAAGCACGTGGCGCTGGAGGTGCGTGAGGCACGCAAGCCCATCCTCGTCACGGTGCTGGAGCCCAATGGAGCGCCCAGCGTCAGCGCCACGGTGATGGGGAGCGAGGTGGGCAAGCACGAGATCCTCATCGAGGACGTCACCGACGCCTCCGGCCAGGTCACGGTGGTGGCGGATGGCATGGGCGGCACCGCGCTGCACCTGTGGGCCACCAATGGCGGGCGGCGCGGAGACCTGCCCTCGGTGCCCACGTCCCGGAGCGCCGTCACGCTGCAGCTGTCCCCGGGAGGACGCCTCAGCGGCAGCGTGCGCTCGGCGGGCGGTCGCCCCGTCGAGGGCTTCCGGCTCGTGGCCGCCGCCGTCCGGAAGGACGATGACTTCCTCACCACTCAGGAGCTGGACTTCGCCGGAGACCGGTTCGTCGTGGAGGACATGGTCTCAGGGCCGGTCACGCTCACCGTCACGTTGCCGGATGGCCGCGCCGGGAAGGCGGAGGCCACCTGCGCCGCCGGCACCACCACGCAGGTGGACGTCGTCGTGGAGGCCGGGGGCAGCCTCACCGGCCGGCTGGTGGACACCGCGGGCGCGCCGGTGGCGGACGCCTTCGTGGACGTGGACGGCGTCCTCACACCGAGGACGGGGGCGGATGGGCGCTTCCGGGTGGAGGACCTCGCGCCCGGCCCGCACCGGGTCTCCGCCTGGAAGGGCAGCGGGCTGCGGGAAGACCGGGAGGTGAGCATCACCCCGGGCAAGGCGCTGGACCTGGGCGACTGGCGCATGGGGCCCGCGCGCGTCGAGCCAGGGCGCCTGGGGCTCTATTTCGGGATGAGTGGAGACGACGTCACCGTGAGCTGGCTCGCGCAGGGAGGCCCCTCCGCGTCACTGCGCATCGGCGACGTGGTGAAGGCCATCGACGGAGCCGCCGTGCGGGACCCGGGTGAAGCCCGCCAGCGCGAGCTGGGCGCCCCGGGCAGCCCGGCCACGCTGCTCATCCTCCGCGAGGGTCGGACCTGGCCCGTCACCCTCAACCGGGCCCTGTAG